From Cellulomonas chengniuliangii, the proteins below share one genomic window:
- a CDS encoding PadR family transcriptional regulator yields MRGRADVLEPAILGLLHETPMHGYELRKRLNLLLGSFRALSYGSLYPCLKSLVARGWIIGIDSPAAPPHALSGKRARIVYQLTAEGKEEFLQVLSSSGPAAWEDENFGVRFAFFGQTDADTRLRILEGRRSRLTERLETIRLSFNRTRERMDEYTLELQRHGLEQVEREVRWLDGLIDNERGQRRARTPGAGHPADAELPAVDGAQGTPAQTTEKERG; encoded by the coding sequence GTGCGCGGACGCGCTGATGTGCTCGAGCCGGCCATCCTGGGCCTCCTGCACGAGACTCCGATGCACGGCTACGAGCTGCGCAAGCGGCTCAACCTGCTCCTCGGGTCCTTCCGGGCGCTGTCGTACGGATCGCTGTACCCGTGCCTCAAGTCGCTCGTGGCCCGCGGCTGGATCATCGGCATCGACTCCCCCGCGGCCCCGCCGCACGCCCTGTCCGGCAAGCGGGCGCGGATCGTCTACCAGCTGACCGCCGAGGGCAAGGAGGAGTTCCTCCAGGTGCTCTCCTCCTCGGGCCCAGCCGCCTGGGAGGACGAGAACTTCGGCGTCAGGTTCGCCTTCTTCGGCCAGACCGACGCCGACACCCGGCTGCGCATCCTCGAGGGTCGGCGCAGCCGTCTCACCGAGCGGCTCGAGACCATCCGGCTGTCGTTCAACCGCACACGCGAGCGCATGGACGAGTACACGCTCGAGCTCCAGCGCCACGGCCTCGAGCAGGTCGAGCGCGAGGTGCGGTGGCTCGACGGCCTCATTGACAACGAGCGCGGCCAACGCCGCGCCCGTACCCCTGGCGCCGGCCACCCGGCCGACGCCGAACTCCCCGCTGTCGACGGCGCCCAAGGCACGCCGGCACAGACAACCGAGAAGGAGCGAGGATGA
- a CDS encoding inositol-3-phosphate synthase, with product MTSIRVAIVGVGNCAASLVQGVHYYADAPVDTKVPGLMHVQLGDYHVKDIEFVAAFDVDAKKVGFDLSEAILASENNTIKIADVPPLGVTVQRGHTLDGLGKYYSETIEESDAEAVDIVAALREAQVDVLICYLPVGSEKAAKFYAQCAIDANVAFVNALPVFIASDPEWAAKFEAAGVPIVGDDIKSQVGATITHRVLARLFEDRGVILDRTYQLNVGGNMDFKNMLERERLESKKLSKTQAVTSNLHDGPLAGKKEDRNVHIGPSDYVAWLDDRKWAYVRLEGRAFGEVPLNLEYKLEVWDSPNSAGIIIDALRAAKIAKDRGVGGPILSAATYFMKSPPVQMEDTIGREQLEAFIRGDIER from the coding sequence ATGACCTCCATCCGCGTCGCCATCGTCGGCGTCGGCAACTGCGCCGCGTCACTCGTCCAGGGCGTGCACTACTACGCCGACGCCCCGGTGGACACCAAGGTCCCCGGCCTGATGCATGTCCAGCTCGGCGACTACCACGTCAAGGACATCGAGTTCGTCGCGGCCTTCGACGTCGACGCGAAGAAGGTCGGCTTCGACCTGTCCGAGGCGATCCTCGCGAGCGAGAACAACACCATCAAGATCGCCGACGTCCCGCCGCTCGGCGTGACGGTCCAGCGCGGTCACACGCTCGACGGCCTGGGCAAGTACTACTCCGAGACCATCGAGGAGTCGGACGCCGAGGCTGTCGACATCGTCGCAGCGCTGCGCGAGGCGCAGGTCGACGTCCTCATCTGCTACCTGCCCGTCGGGTCTGAGAAGGCCGCGAAGTTCTACGCCCAGTGCGCGATCGACGCGAACGTCGCGTTCGTCAACGCCCTGCCCGTGTTCATCGCGTCCGACCCCGAGTGGGCCGCGAAGTTCGAGGCCGCTGGTGTCCCGATCGTCGGCGACGACATCAAGTCGCAGGTCGGCGCGACCATCACGCACCGCGTGCTCGCCCGCCTGTTCGAGGACCGCGGCGTCATCCTGGACCGCACGTACCAGCTGAACGTCGGCGGCAACATGGACTTCAAGAACATGCTCGAGCGCGAGCGCCTGGAGTCCAAGAAGCTCTCCAAGACGCAGGCGGTCACCTCCAACCTCCACGACGGCCCCCTGGCCGGCAAGAAGGAGGACCGCAACGTCCACATCGGCCCGTCGGACTACGTGGCGTGGCTCGACGACCGCAAGTGGGCCTACGTCCGCCTCGAGGGCCGCGCGTTCGGCGAGGTGCCCCTGAACCTCGAGTACAAGCTCGAGGTCTGGGACTCCCCCAACTCGGCCGGCATCATCATCGACGCCCTGCGCGCCGCGAAGATCGCCAAGGACCGCGGCGTCGGCGGCCCCATCCTGTCCGCCGCGACGTACTTCATGAAGTCGCCGCCGGTCCAGATGGAGGACACCATCGGCCGCGAGCAGCTCGAGGCCTTCATCCGCGGCGACATCGAGCGCTGA
- the moeB gene encoding molybdopterin-synthase adenylyltransferase MoeB, with amino-acid sequence MSLPPLVEPAPTLSTAEIERYSRHAVLPGIGLEGQRRLKNARVLVVGAGGLGSPVLLYLAAAGVGTIGIVDQDVVESSNLQRQVIHGVADVGRSKVESARTAVLNVNPHVHVQTHELRLDASNALDVLRGYDVVVDGADNFPTRYLVGDACEMLGLPCVWGSIYRFDGQVSLFWTDPPTTAGHPAVRYRDVFPEPPAPGSAPSCAEGGVLGVLCGAIGSAMANEVVKLVTGTGEPLLGRVLVHDALAARWREVPVAPDPLGVPVTALVDLDTACAAPQVPAGSGLPGISVRELADRLAARDLGEDDFDLIDVREPAEHELVAIPGARLLPRGGFLDGSALADLSPETPVVLHCKSGARSAEVLELVLAAGYDAVHLTGGVLAWVDEIEPAKPRY; translated from the coding sequence ATGTCGTTGCCGCCGCTCGTCGAGCCTGCTCCCACGCTCTCCACCGCCGAGATCGAGCGCTACTCGCGTCACGCGGTGCTGCCGGGCATCGGGCTCGAGGGCCAGCGCCGGTTGAAGAACGCGCGCGTGCTGGTGGTGGGCGCGGGCGGCCTGGGATCCCCCGTGCTGCTCTACCTGGCGGCCGCCGGAGTGGGGACCATCGGCATCGTCGACCAGGACGTCGTCGAGTCCTCGAACCTGCAGCGGCAGGTCATCCACGGTGTCGCGGATGTGGGCCGGAGCAAGGTCGAGAGCGCCCGCACGGCCGTGCTGAACGTCAACCCGCACGTGCACGTGCAGACCCATGAGCTGCGTCTGGACGCGTCGAACGCGCTCGACGTGCTGCGCGGGTACGACGTGGTGGTCGACGGCGCCGACAACTTCCCCACCCGTTACCTGGTCGGCGACGCGTGCGAGATGCTCGGGCTGCCGTGCGTGTGGGGCTCGATCTACCGGTTCGACGGCCAGGTGTCGCTGTTCTGGACCGACCCGCCCACCACCGCTGGCCACCCGGCCGTCCGGTACCGCGACGTCTTCCCCGAGCCGCCGGCGCCGGGGAGTGCGCCGTCGTGCGCCGAGGGCGGCGTGCTCGGCGTGCTGTGCGGCGCGATCGGCTCGGCGATGGCCAACGAGGTCGTGAAGCTGGTCACCGGCACCGGCGAGCCGCTGCTGGGCCGCGTGCTCGTGCATGACGCCCTGGCGGCCCGGTGGCGCGAGGTCCCGGTGGCGCCCGACCCGCTGGGGGTCCCGGTCACCGCGCTGGTCGACCTCGACACTGCCTGCGCCGCGCCGCAGGTCCCGGCGGGGAGCGGACTGCCGGGCATCTCGGTGCGGGAGCTCGCTGACCGCCTCGCGGCCCGGGACCTCGGCGAGGACGACTTCGACCTGATCGACGTGCGCGAGCCCGCCGAGCACGAGCTGGTCGCGATCCCGGGCGCCCGCCTGCTGCCCCGGGGCGGTTTCCTCGACGGATCCGCCCTCGCCGACCTGTCCCCCGAGACGCCCGTCGTCCTGCACTGCAAGTCGGGGGCTCGCTCTGCCGAGGTGCTCGAGCTGGTGCTCGCGGCCGGATACGACGCCGTGCACCTGACCGGCGGGGTCCTCGCCTGGGTCGACGAGATCGAGCCGGCGAAGCCGCGGTACTGA
- the moaC gene encoding cyclic pyranopterin monophosphate synthase MoaC produces the protein MTEDRSHLTHVDSRGAARMVDVSAKDVTVRSATASGFVRTTPTVIGLLRGEGVPKGDALAVARIAGIQAAKRTPDLVPLCHPIAIHGVTVDLEVTDEGVRIQATVRTADRTGVEMEALTCVAAAGLAMVDMVKAVDRAAVITDIQVEEKTGGRSGSWRRS, from the coding sequence ATGACCGAGGACCGCAGCCACCTGACGCACGTCGACTCGCGCGGGGCCGCCCGCATGGTCGACGTGAGCGCGAAGGACGTCACGGTGCGCAGCGCCACGGCCAGCGGTTTCGTCCGCACCACCCCCACCGTGATCGGGCTGCTGCGCGGCGAGGGCGTCCCGAAGGGCGACGCGCTGGCGGTCGCGCGGATCGCGGGGATCCAGGCCGCGAAGCGCACCCCGGACCTGGTGCCGCTGTGCCACCCGATCGCGATCCACGGGGTCACCGTCGACCTCGAGGTCACCGACGAGGGCGTGCGCATCCAGGCGACGGTCCGCACCGCCGACCGCACCGGCGTCGAGATGGAGGCGTTGACCTGCGTGGCCGCCGCCGGGCTGGCGATGGTCGACATGGTCAAGGCTGTGGACCGCGCGGCCGTCATCACCGACATCCAGGTCGAGGAGAAGACGGGCGGCCGCAGCGGCTCCTGGCGCCGCTCCTGA
- the moaA gene encoding GTP 3',8-cyclase MoaA, translating to MSQVLAEQVDAHPTSGGLVDRQGRVATDLRVSLTDRCNLRCTYCMPAEGQDWLPDSHVLTDDEMIRLITIAVERLGVREVRFTGGEPLLRRGLETLIAATTSLRTVDGLAPETSITTNGLGLAHRAEGLVAAGLTRANVSLDTLDRARYAAITRRDRLPAVLAGLEAADRAGLRPLKVNTVLMRGVNDDEAVPLLRWALEHGYRLRFIEQMPLGPRESWDRSEMVTAAEILASLRGAFDLVEQPGLVRGAAPAQTWTVDGGGPDGSWDVGVVASVTNPFCGNCDRVRLTSDGRLRNCLFALRETNLLDLVRSGMDDASLADVWRSAMWGKTAQHGIETDGFVQPRRPMSAIGG from the coding sequence ATGAGCCAGGTCCTCGCCGAGCAGGTTGACGCGCACCCCACGTCGGGTGGCCTGGTGGACCGCCAGGGCCGGGTCGCCACAGACCTGCGGGTCTCGCTGACCGACCGCTGCAACCTCCGCTGCACCTATTGCATGCCGGCCGAGGGGCAGGACTGGCTGCCCGACAGCCACGTGCTCACGGACGACGAGATGATCCGCCTCATCACCATCGCGGTGGAGCGGCTGGGCGTCCGCGAGGTGCGCTTCACCGGCGGCGAGCCGCTGCTGCGGCGGGGCCTGGAGACGCTGATCGCGGCGACCACCAGCCTGCGGACCGTGGACGGGCTCGCCCCCGAGACCTCGATCACCACCAACGGCCTGGGGCTGGCGCACCGCGCGGAGGGCCTGGTGGCCGCCGGCCTGACCCGCGCCAACGTCTCCCTGGACACCCTCGACCGCGCCCGGTACGCCGCCATCACCCGCCGCGACCGCCTCCCCGCGGTGCTCGCCGGGCTCGAGGCCGCCGACCGCGCCGGGCTGCGGCCGCTCAAGGTGAACACCGTGCTCATGCGCGGGGTCAACGACGACGAGGCCGTGCCGCTGCTGCGCTGGGCGCTCGAGCACGGGTACCGCCTGCGGTTCATCGAGCAGATGCCGCTAGGCCCGCGCGAGTCGTGGGACCGGTCCGAGATGGTCACCGCCGCGGAGATCCTCGCGTCGCTGCGCGGCGCCTTCGACCTGGTCGAGCAGCCCGGCCTGGTGCGCGGCGCGGCGCCCGCCCAGACCTGGACCGTGGACGGCGGCGGGCCTGACGGCTCCTGGGACGTCGGCGTGGTCGCCTCTGTCACGAACCCGTTCTGCGGGAACTGTGACCGTGTGCGGCTCACCTCCGACGGCCGGCTGCGCAACTGCCTGTTCGCGCTGCGGGAGACTAACCTGCTGGACCTGGTGCGCTCCGGGATGGACGATGCGAGCCTGGCCGACGTGTGGCGATCCGCGATGTGGGGCAAGACCGCGCAGCACGGGATCGAGACGGACGGGTTCGTGCAGCCGCGCCGCCCGATGAGCGCGATCGGAGGATGA
- a CDS encoding MoaD/ThiS family protein, which yields MSELVTGTVRVRVRYFAGAGAAAKVDEEHVDVAEGSLVSGVLEVVGAQRGPDLARVIAASSVLVDGVQDRERSHPVRDGLTIDVLPPFAGG from the coding sequence ATGAGTGAGCTCGTGACGGGAACCGTGCGGGTGAGGGTCCGCTACTTCGCCGGGGCAGGCGCCGCCGCCAAGGTCGACGAGGAGCACGTGGACGTCGCCGAGGGCTCGCTGGTCAGCGGGGTGCTCGAGGTCGTGGGCGCGCAGCGCGGACCCGACCTGGCCCGTGTCATCGCCGCGAGCAGCGTGCTGGTCGACGGCGTGCAGGACCGAGAGCGCAGCCACCCGGTGCGTGACGGGCTGACCATCGACGTGCTGCCGCCCTTCGCGGGCGGCTGA
- a CDS encoding molybdenum cofactor biosynthesis protein MoaE, translated as MTHDTVAEAGRPDPHQDHPALAPDAPAPAATRDTSRVHPPARRVVRADVTDAVLSVAAHADAVACAQAGAVVTFSGDVRDHDGGRGVTSIEYVAHPSAGEVLARVVAEVTARCDVDAVAVSHRIGVLAVGECALAVAVSAAHRAEAFAAAALLVDEVKHQLPVWKRQVLADGGDEWVACP; from the coding sequence ATGACGCACGACACGGTGGCCGAGGCCGGCCGTCCTGACCCCCACCAGGACCATCCCGCGCTCGCCCCGGACGCCCCGGCCCCCGCGGCGACGCGCGACACCTCGCGTGTGCACCCGCCCGCCCGCCGCGTCGTGCGCGCCGACGTCACCGACGCCGTGCTCAGCGTGGCCGCCCATGCCGACGCGGTGGCCTGCGCGCAGGCCGGCGCGGTCGTGACCTTCTCCGGCGACGTCCGCGACCACGACGGAGGACGCGGCGTCACGTCCATCGAGTACGTGGCGCACCCGTCGGCGGGGGAGGTTCTCGCACGCGTGGTCGCCGAGGTCACGGCCCGCTGCGACGTCGACGCCGTGGCGGTCTCGCATCGCATCGGCGTCCTCGCCGTGGGGGAGTGCGCCCTCGCGGTCGCGGTGTCGGCGGCCCACCGGGCAGAGGCATTCGCGGCGGCGGCGCTGCTGGTGGACGAGGTCAAGCACCAGCTCCCGGTGTGGAAGCGGCAGGTCTTGGCCGACGGCGGCGACGAGTGGGTCGCCTGCCCCTGA